The genomic window GTAAATTGTGAGTAAACTGCATTATTCGTGTTTCCTTTATTTTGCTGCGAAAACACATAATACTCTTGCTCTAAACTGGCAGTGGGCAACACTAAAGTAGAACCTGTGCGGGCATTATTTGAGATTACACAGTAAACCGAAATTGGTGCCGTAGCACTTACATTAATTCCTTTATTTATTTCTTTAACGTTAGAAGTTGCAATATAAACCTCATGCTCGGTGGGATCTATGAATACAGGAGTTACTACATTTGCAATAATACTACCACTTGCAATGGTTTTACCTTCCGAAATTATCCTATAGCTAGTATTTACATCAGACGAGAGAAACAAAGTCATTCTAGAAAACAACCCATCTATATGACCTGCATAAGGCAACCAAAAATCTGTTCCTTTATTAGAAGTAACTTGTGCTTTTGCAGCTAAACCGCTACAAAACAGCGAGCTTAGCAAGAGGAGCAAAAATTTGACTTTCATTTACAATAGTAAAAGTATTTAGGCAGGTTTAATCTACAACCAATCTCTAAAACTAATTGTAAATTTCATTAACTGTATTCAAGTATCGGCAAAACAAAAAGATGTATCGGTAAAATAACTAACAGCAGCAGATTAAGACAGCAGGTTTTGGCGAGCAATAAACTCTAATTGCTTATTGGCTACCAATAACTTTTCGGTAAGTTCTCTATTTTCCTTTCTAAGGGTATAAATTTCGATGGCTTTGTCTATGTTAATCCTCAAATCCTCCTCCATCCATGGCTTTTGTACATATCTATATACTTGTCCCTCATTAATGGCGTCAATTACAGCATCAATATCAGTATATCCCGTCAAAATCATTCGTATAGGGTCTGGATAAACCTCTAAAATAGAAGCCAAAAACTCAACACCTGTAGTTTTAGGCATACGCTGATCGGTAATAATTACCTGTATATCTTCTGTGTCTAGTATTTTTCGGCCTTCGTCTGCAGACTCTGCTGTAAAAATCTTGTATAATCTACGGTAAGTTGCTGCAAAAGCACTTAAATTATGTGGCTCATCATCAACGTAAAGGATATTCGCTGTCATTTTTCTGCTAATAAAAGTTAAAAATACTTTTTTATTATAATTCTAAAAAACTAATTTAGTCTTTTAACTACAAAAACCGCTTTTTTCTGTGTAAAAATTCATCTTTTAGCTAAATATAATGCATAACATTGAAGCCGATACCCCCCTATTAAATGCGCTTACAGCACAGACAAAAAAAAGCAAAGATTTATATCAGCCTCTGCTATTCAGACTATCTAATGATAATGATAAGGCCAAGCTAAACCAGCTACTTTTAGAAACCAAACCATTACAAGTTTTTGACACCATAAAAGAGCAAGTATTTGAACTCTTAAAATGTTTAAAACCACTTATAGCTTTTATGCCCAAAGCCGAATTAGAAAATTTGGTAACAGAGCGGCTAGGTAAAAGCGAAGAATATGGCGTTTGGGTTTATTATCCTTGGAGTAATAAATTGGTACATCTTTTAGACGAAGATGAATTTACCATTGTAAGAACAAACAGAAACAAACATAAAATTACAGCCGAAGAACAGCAAATACTCGCTACCAAAAAAATCGGGGTAATGGGCTTATCGGTAGGCCAATCCGTATCATTAACTTTAGCCATGGAGCGTGGTTTTGGTGAGCTTCGCATTGCTGATTTTGATGAGTTAGATTTAAGCAATATCAACAGAATTAGAACCGGAGCCTGTAACATTGGCTTAAAGAAAACAGTAATAGTTGCCAGAGAAATAGCAGAAATAGATCCATTTTTAAAAGTAGTTTGTTATGACGAGGGTATTACCGAAGATAATATCGTTAATTTTTTAACCGACAATGGAAAATTAGATCTATTAATAGACGAATGCGATAGCTTTGACATTAAGATAAACGCCAGAAAAATTGCTAAAAGCCTTCAAATTCCGGTACTAATGGAGGGAAGCGACAGAGGCACGATAGATATTGAAAGGTTCGATTTAGAACCACAAAGACCTATTTTGCATGGAATGGTTGAACATCTAGATATGGACAAGTTTAAAGACTTGAAAACATTTGATGAAAAAGTACCTTACATCACAGCAGTAACTGGTTTTGAAACACTCTCGCCAAGAATGAAAGCCTCGGCAGTTGAACTAATGAGCTCTATTTCTACCTGGCCACAATTGGCGAGTGCCGTAACTTTTGGTGGTGGCGTAAGCGCAGACCTGTCTCGAAAAATATTACTTAACAGCTTAAAAATATCTGGCAGGTTCTTTTTAGACCTAGACGAGTTAATTTGCGACGAAGCTCCCCTACCTGCTGTAAAAGAAATAACACCTGCAAAGCAAGCGTTAACAAGCGAAGACATTGAAGTATTTATTAGAGAAAACAATATCTCTGAAAGCAGCGAGCTAGCTAAAGACCTTACCGAAACAGAATTAAACGATTTAGTAGACGCTGTAAAAAAAGCACCTTCGGGTGGCAATAACCAACCTTGGAGGCTTCACTATCAAAATAAAAAACTACACCTATTTTTAGATGAAAGCGCAGCTCAGGCTTATTTAGATCCTCAATTTGTATCTTCTTACACGTCTATAGGCTGCGCTATAGAAAACTTACTATTGGCAGCTGCTGTTAAAAAACTAAAGGTACAATGGTTACTTACGCCAGAGCTGGCACCTAAACATCTAGCTGTTTTTCAGTTTTTCGATGGAGTTGAAGCTAGCGAGGAAGAACTTCTCTTAGCGCAGCAAATTTCGCTAAGGCATACCAACAGGAAAAGCCCACAGAGAGCAGCAATTGAAGACAATGAAATTACCTACCTAAAAAAATTGGTAGCCGATACTGAGGGCGCTAATTTAACTTTCGTTAGAGATTTAGCACAACTAAAAAACCTTGCCCAAATAGCCACAGCTACAGATTTATTTAGAATATTTGTACCCGAGGCGCATGAAGATTTTATTACCAAAGAAATGCGTTGGACCATTGAGCAAACCAACCAAACCCAAGATGGCATAGGCATACATACTTTAGACCTCAACAATAACGACCAATTAGGCATACAGCTCTTGAGAGACAGAAGAATGATAGATTTTTTGGAAAAGATTAATGGTGGCGGCGCTTTTGCCAGGTTACTTACCCAACAATTTATGAGCTCTTCTGCCATTGGTTTAATTTCTTTGCCCGGCAACCAAGTTTCATCGTGGATACAAGGCGGAATAGCCGCTCAAAAAATGTGGCTAGGCGCTACAGCACTAGGCCTGCAAATACACCCAGTTAATGTGCCTTTATTATTTTTCTACAAAAACTCTATAGAGAAAAGTTTAACTTTAACAGAAAATCAAAAACATTATTTAACAAAAGCCGAAGTAGAATTAAATACCATTTTTAATAAACCCGAAAACCAAACAGCAATGTTTATGTTCAGAGTTTTCAAAGCCAGCGCATCTCCAGAAAGAACCATCAGAAAGTCCAACAATAAAATTTTCTCCATTGGAAGAGCATAACCCGGAAATAAAGAACATTAATTTCACTGCATTTAGAGCTATTGATGATAGAGATGCGTGTATGCAATTTATTGATGGGCATAGACGTGTGTTGGAAATATTTGGCATTACCCAAATTACTTCTGCAAAAGCAGATTGGATTTTAAATCCGGATGTATATGTAATGTTGGTAACCGATGCCGATACCGGAAAAGCCTTGGGAGGCGGCAGGGTACATAGAGCTAACAGAATAAACCCACTCCCTATTGAAGAAGCTGTAGGCTATATGGACGAAAAAATATACCAAATGGTTGAAGACCACACCGATGCCGGCACTGGAGAAGTAGCAGGAGTTTGGAACTCGTTTGAAATTGCAGGCTTAGGCATAGGAAGCTTACATTTAAGTACAGCTTGTGTAGCTTATTCAAAATTTATTAATTTAACTACCTTATTTGGTTTAGCAGCGCCAGCAACTTACAGGAACGTATTAAGAGGTGGTTTTCAGGTGGTAACTTCTTTGGGCTATAACGGCAAATTCTATTACCCAAAAGATCAATTAACTGCCACAGTAATGTTTAACCATGATATTATCGATCTTCCCTTAACACTAGAACCACAAAGAACCATTGCCTTTGACATGAGGAGAGAAGTAATCTATAAAACCGAAATCCCTTCCAAATCTGGCGATTTGGTAAATTTAACTTTTGATTTATCCAGAACATGACACAGGGTGCATTGAGATTATTTTTTTGCTCGTTTTTTCTGTTAATTAGCCAATTAAGCTATGCAGAGGTAAACGATTTGCAATCACTCCCTTTCCACGCATCAGTTTATAAAGACAAAAGCAACAACGATAAGGTAGAAGATATTCTTAATAAAAATTTTACCACTGTTGATACAGAAATATTCAATTTCGGGGTTTCTGATGCCGTTTTTTGGATAAAGCTTACCGCAGAAAAAAACCTCATTTTAAACAATAACTTTTTGTTTATCGAACAATCCAGATTTTCGATAAGCGAAATGTACCACCAGAAACCAAATGGTAAACCTTTAGCAGCTAATCTGTTTAGTCTATTTAAAAACAACCTCGTAAAAAATGCACAAGGAATTACTTTTGCATTGCCCGACACGATTAGCAAAGGCGAAATCTTCTTACTCAAACTTAAATCTCAAGAGGCATTTATAACCAGAATTTCTGTAATTACGGAAAGTAAACTACACGCCAAGTACGCCCTAAAAGACATCATATTTGGCATATACACCGGCATAATGTTAATTATGTTCGTGTATAACCTTTTCCTATTTATCATAGTTAAAGATAAAAGCTATATTTTTTATGTTTTTTATATCTTATTTACTTGGTTAACACAAATTTCTATACAAGGATATGGATTAATATACCTATGGGATGCAAATTCTTTCATTAACAATTATTCTGTTGTACTGTATTCTCTATTAGGCTTAGTTTTTGCTAGTTTATTTACCACATCCTTTCTAAACACCAAGTTATTTGCACCAAAAATTCATTTACTAATCAAAATTTTTATAACCATTATACTCGTAACCACGGCTCTGCTATTTGTAACCAATGCTTATATAGGTTTTGTGGCTATGCAAATAATTACCGTATTTGGCGTTGTAATTGCTTTAAGTGCTTCTTACTTTGTTTATTTTAAAAAGCATTTTAAACCTGCCGGATTTTATCTAATTGCTTGGTCTATTTTATTGGTTGGAGCGGTATTATTCATCATGAAAGATTATAATATACTACCCTATAATACCTTTACCACCTATTTGCTACAAATCTCATCAGCTATAGAAGTAACCCTATTGTCTTTTGCGCTGGCAGATAAAATCAATTATTTTAAAAAAGAAAACGAAAGTGCACAAGCACAGGCACTAAATGCTTCTTTAGAAAACCAAAAACTCATAAAAGAACAAAATGTGCTGTTAGAGAAAAAGGTTAAAGAACGTACCGAAGAATTAGAAAATGCAAACCAAACGCTAAACACCACTTTAACCAACTTAAAAGCTACTCAATCTCAATTAGTTGATGCCGAAAAAATGGCTGCTTTAGGTCAGTTAACCGCTGGTATTGCACACGAAATTAACAATCCAATAAATTTTGTAACCTCTAATGTAAAACCTTTAAAATTAGACATTGATGATTTGAAGGAAGTGATTAGAAAATACGAGCAAATTGACCTAGAAAAAGAGATTAAACCTCAAATCGATGAGATTGAAGCCTTTAAAAAACAGATTGATTTAGGCTTTATCAATGATGAAATTGTCTCGCTGCTATCGGGCATTAGCGAAGGCGCCAAACGAACGGCAGAAATTATTAGAAGTTTAAGAAATTTTAGCCGCGTTGATGAGACCGATATGAAAGCCATTGACTTAAACGAAGGCCTTTTATCTACTTTGGTATTGATAAGAAATACGCTACCAGACAACCTAACCGTAATTAAAGAACTAGGTAATTTACCTAAGGTAGAATGTATGCCAGGAAAAATCAACCAGGTTTTTATGAACTTGGTTGCCAATGCCGTACAAGCCATTAAAAGTAAAGAAACACAGGCAGAAGAAGAATTTTTAACCATTAAAAGCTGGTACCATAACCAACAGGTTTACATTAGTGTTAAAGATACTGGCACCGGAATGACCGAAGAAGTTAAACATCGTATTTTTGAACCTTTCTTTACCACTAAAGATATTGGCGAAGGTACTGGTTTAGGGTTATCTATTGTATTTAGCATCATCGAGAAACATAAAGGACACGTAGAAGTTATTTCTGAGCTAGGAAAAGGAACTGAATTTATTATTATATTGCAGGTAAATACACTATAAAAATTAATTCAAAATGACCAGCCCTACCGTACGCGTCTTATATATTGATGATGAAGAAAATAATCTTCAAGCATTTAGAGCCGCGTTTAGGAGACAGTACGAGATTTATACCGCTCCCTCTGCTGCCGAAGGTTTGAGAATTATGCAGCATATAGACATCCACGTAGTGTTGGCCGATCAAAAAATGCCAAATACTACGGGTGTAGAGTTTTTTAAGAGTATTGTAAAAACACATCCAGATCCTATTCGTATTTTACTTACAGGCTACACAGACATAGAAGCACTAGCTGATGCCATTAACCATGGCGATATTTACAGGTACATTGCCAAACCTTGGAACGACTTAGAGCTGCACAACTCAATAAAGAATGCTTACGACTCTTATGTAGCAAGAGCCAACCTAAATAATAAAATAACAGAGCTTGAGAAAACCAACGATGAGCTTAACCGATTTATTTACAGCATTTCTCACGAATTAAGGGCTCCATTAGTATCGGTAATGGGTATCATCAACTTGGTTAAAATGGAGGGACTGTATAATTCTAGCGGCGAGTATTGGAGCTTAATCGAAACCTGCTCTAACAAGCTGGATTATTATATCCAAAAAACGCTGCAATACTATAAAAATACAAAAGATATTCCCGACCATAGCGAGGTGGACTTTTACAAACTCGTAAATGACTTAATAGAATTACACACTTATTCTGATAAAGAAACCAAATTTAATGTTGATATTAAACAAAACGCAAGGTTTGTAGGCGATGCTTTTAGAATAGAAGTAATTTTAAGTAACCTCATATCTAATGCAATTAAGTATCAAAATTCCGATGAGCCTCACAAAACGGTAAATATCCAAATAAATGTAGATGAATTTGAAGCGAAAGTAAATATTAACGATAATGGACTAGGCATACTGAAAGAGCACCTAGAAAAGATATTTACCCAATTCTTTAAAAGCAAAACACATCACGGTACCGGCTTAGGTCTTTTTATTGTAAAAGAGGCCTTAAACAAAATGAATGGTACTATTAACGTTAGTTCAAATACCGAAGATGGTACAACCTTTAAAATAACTATACCAAATGCCAAATAAAACCGGAAAAGTATTGTTGATTGATGACAATGATATTGACCTAAAAATCAATTCAAAGATAATTAAGCTATCAGATTTTTTTGATGAAATTATTTTGTGCCAATCCGGAGATGAAGGCCTGAAGTATATTAACACAAACCTAGAAAACCCAGGCCTATGGCCCGATTTTATTTTGCTAGATATACAAATGCCAGAAATGGACGGCTTCGAATTCTTAGAAATCTATAAACACTTTCCACAAACTTTTCTAGATCATTGCAAGCTAGCCATACTCTCTTCTACTTTAGATTTTGGCGACATTAAAAAAGCCGAAGCAAACCCACTGGTAATTAAACTATTAAAAAAACCATTATATCCTAGCGAGCTAAGAGAACTATTAGACAGAAACTCTACCTTATTGGGCAGTTAAAAAGCATAACGTTTGGCGGCTTTGCGAAGTGGTGAAAATCGAAGCACAAATGTTCAGTTTTGTACAAAAGTTAGATCGAAGAACTGTTGTTGAATTTAGAACTGAACCCGCCATTTTGCCAAACTGCTGTTATGTACAGTTTTTATTTTAATGGGTTCCAATTTTCGTCTCGTTGCTCTTCCTTTGTTGGTTGTCTCACATTTCTAAACATCTCTAGTTCGCAAGCACCAAATTCAATAAAATTCCTTTGTCCTTGTCTTAGTGAAACTCGGTTTGCACCACCTTCATAATTCGGGTTGTCAAGTTGATCTGGGTCGTCTTCCCAAAAGCAAACTTGGCAAATGTCATATGAGCCATTAGGTTGTTCTCTACACACAGAGCACTAAAAAATAAAACACCTATAGAATACAAATTATGCCAATAAATTCTATTTTTGATTGGTACGAAAATTAGGGAAGCACACAAATGTCTTATAGCCACAACAAGGGCAAGCAAACTTTTCTGTTACCATATTTTCCACCAAGGTTTTTTATCCTCAAATGAATAGTAACTTCCACCTGTCAAAGTTTTTGTGTCAAGGTCATATTTAAACATAACCCATTCGTCTGCATTGTGCGTAGGGTTATATGCAAGTCCTGACACCAAATTATTTTCAACTTTAATATCAGCCAATCCGTCCCAAGAAATTCTTTCTGTGTTCCAATGTTTTCCGTCAGGCTCAATAATTGTCAGGTCGATTTGGTCTTGCAAAACAATTCTGCCTTTGCTTGCCTTAAAAATGTCTGAATAGCCAACTCCAAAAACTTCAATAGGTTTTGTGTCGTTCGGGTGCATTAAGTAACACGTTCCGCAAGCAACTACTAACAAGTTTGGAGTGTTTTCAAATTCTATAATTTGTTTTAAGTCTGTCCAACCAGGTTGAAAATTAGCAACCCATTCAGTTCCGTCAGTTTTATAAAATCGAACAGGAAACCCTTCTGAATAAAATACTTCTCCTTTGTCTGTTACGGGAACATACATTGGCCCATAAGTCGGCAAAGAGTTTAATATTTCGTATCGTTTTTCTGTCGTCATTTTCTTTTGTGTAGGGTCGCCCTAAAATGGCAGCTAACTAAGTATAGTGCTAATTAAAAGACAAATCAATCTGCTGAAAAACGCACTGCTTAGCTCCTATTTCAAATGCCAATTCCTTTAAAACGCTGCCATTTGCCGTTTTAACTTTTAATGTATGCTTACCAATAGCTACTTCTGGCAACACAAATACATTAATTAGCTGTTCGGTTTTTTTAAGCTCATCGCAATTTTGCAGATACGTTGGGTTTAGGTTAGGAACTGGAGCCAACATACCACAGTCTTCTTCATCAATCGAAAAATGTAATTCTAAAAAATCTTCACCGTTGTAGTTTATAGCTACTGCATATTGTCCAAATTCGGCACCAAGGTTCTCCTCCTTATCACATGAGAAAAGAAAAGGGATAAACAGAAAAGCTAATGAGAGAAATACGTTAATTTTTTTATTCATAATGATTTATTCTATTACAAATATGAAGATTATTTAACCTAAAAAAAATACTCGAAAACAGGTATTTTTAAAAATAGTAGTTTAAAAGATATCCATTTCATGATTTAAACCTTCCTATTACAAGTATTAAAAATGAGTGAACTAAAAGCAACACTCCTGTAACGAGTAACAACACGAGATTAATTTTAAAATAATTTCGTTAACCTTGTGTTAATATAGGCTACTTTACCTAGCATAAAACCCAAATTAATGGACAATTCTCAAAAGATAAACTTGCTTTTAGCAAAAATTGAAAATCTATCTTTAAGGCAGCAAAGCTTTGAAAGTGAAATAGCCGCCCTCAGACAAGAGGTTAATGCTTTACAGTCGCCGGCAATAGTAACCGAAGAGCAGCCTATTCAAAGTAAACCATTTTTTCCGCCTCCCAAAAACACGCCACCGGTTGCTATAACACAGCAAAATGCAACACCAAAACCAATTATAGTACCAACTAACCAACAGCCAAGCTTTAGCGATAGATTTAGCAGTAAAAACATAGCTAAATCTGATTTTGAAAAATTTATTGGCGAAAACTTAATTAGCAAAATTGGTATCCTTATTTTAATTATTGGCGTAGGAATTGGTGCTAAATATGCAATAGACAATCAACTTATTAGTCCGCTTACCCGAATTATACTGGGCTACTTAGTAGGCGCAGGCCTACTTGCGTTCGCTATTAAACTTAAAGCCAAATACGAAAAATTCTCGGCAGTTTTAGTAAGTGGTGCCATAACCATAATGTACTTTATCACTTATGCCGCTTACGATTTTTATGCCCTGATACCTCAGCCATTAGCTTTTTTACTGATGGTAGCCTTTACCTCGTTTACCATTGTTGCTGCAATAAAATACAACCAACAGGTCATTGCCCATATTGGTTTAGTTGGTGCTTATGCCGTGCCATTTTTATTAAGTGATGGTTCTGAAAAAGTAGGCGTTCTGTTTACCTATATGGCAATCATCAACATCGGTATACTGGCAATTAGTTTCAAAAAACACTGGAAACCTTTGTTTCATCCCTCTTTTGCCCTAACATGGATCATCTTTTTAAGTTGGCTACTCGGCTCTTATTCAGATAGAAATCATTTTACATTATCACTAGCGTTCTCTACTATATTTTTCTTCATTTTTTATGTTACCAATTTAGCTTATAAAGTAAGTAAAAAAGAGGTTTTTGGCATTAGCGATATCACTTTAATACTTTTAAATAGCTTTATTTATTATGGAATAGGTTATTACATTTTATCAGAAAACAAAAATGGTATTGAGCTGCTGGGCTTATTTACACTAGCAAACGCAATCATACATTTTGTAGTTGGTTTAATTATTTATAAGAAACAACTGGCTGATAAAAATCTCTTCTATCTTGTTTTGGCTTTAGTAATTACCTTTATAACCATGGCTGCTCCAGTACAGTTAAATGGAGGGTGGGTAACTGTTTTCTGGACGGTAGAAGCCGCGGTATTATTCTATTTGGCACGAGTTAAACAAATAGCGATTTACGAAAAACTATCTTTTCCCTTAATTTTTATTGCTTTCTTTAGCCTTTTACAAGATTGGACAACCATTTATGGTATATATCTAGGATCTTCGGCCATCACACCTTTTTTAAATGTAGGTTTCTTAACCGGTATTATCTTTATTGCTGGCTTTGCTTGGATGACAAACATTAACGCAAAGCACACAACAGCAGTAACAGATTGGCCTTGGATGCGACAAATTCTTAATTATGCACTGCCCGCTATGCTCATTATAGTGGTATACACTTGCTTTGAGAGAGAACTTACTACCTATTTCAATTACCTTTTTGAAAGCACTAAAATAAGTATTAACCCAAGCAAGAAACCAATTAATACACAATACATTTACGATAGCAATTATTATACACTAAAAAATGTTTGGGTATTTATTTACACCATGTTCTTTGCCGCTGCTTTAACTTACTTAAATGTAAAAAAAATACGGAACAGCAGTTTCGCAGTAGCAAATTTGATTATTAACTTATTAATGGTATTGTCTTTTTTAGTAAGTGGGTTATACCTATTGAGCGAGCTTAGAGAAACTTATCTTAATCCCGAAAAATATTTCGTTATAGGTTCATCTAACATTGTTTTAAGGTATGTAGCATTGGTATTTTTTGCAATTTTAATTGCATCAATCTATCAACTGCAACGCTCTGCATTGCTAAAAACAAACTTAAAAACCATCCTCGATTACGTCTTATACATTTCCATTTTATGGATCATTAGTAGCGAGTTAATTAACATACTTGAGCTAATGAGAGCCGATGGAAGCTATAAATTGGGCCTAAGTATTTTGTGGGGAGCTTATTCATTGTTCTTAATTGGACTTGGTTTAGCGAAAAACAAAAAACACCTTCGTATTGGTGCAATGGCATTGTTTGGCATTACATTGATTAAACTATTCTTTTATGATATTGCTTATCTCAGTACCATTTCTAAAACTGTTGTTTTCTTATCCTTAGGGATATTATTGCTAATTATTTCTTTCCTTTATAATAAGTACAAACATTTAATTATTGATGAAACTGAAGTTAAAAATTAAGCTGTTGTTACCTTTGTTAGCTTGTGTTTTGCTAGCAAAGGCGCAAACCAATACCTATCAATTTAAAAGACAAATTACAGAAGTTAGCACTACTTGGCATAGTGTTAAGCTTCCCGATGATATGTACCAAAAAATTAATTTAGGGTTTGAAGACCTAAG from Pedobacter sp. SL55 includes these protein-coding regions:
- a CDS encoding response regulator, coding for MTANILYVDDEPHNLSAFAATYRRLYKIFTAESADEGRKILDTEDIQVIITDQRMPKTTGVEFLASILEVYPDPIRMILTGYTDIDAVIDAINEGQVYRYVQKPWMEEDLRINIDKAIEIYTLRKENRELTEKLLVANKQLEFIARQNLLS
- a CDS encoding Rv1355c family protein is translated as MHNIEADTPLLNALTAQTKKSKDLYQPLLFRLSNDNDKAKLNQLLLETKPLQVFDTIKEQVFELLKCLKPLIAFMPKAELENLVTERLGKSEEYGVWVYYPWSNKLVHLLDEDEFTIVRTNRNKHKITAEEQQILATKKIGVMGLSVGQSVSLTLAMERGFGELRIADFDELDLSNINRIRTGACNIGLKKTVIVAREIAEIDPFLKVVCYDEGITEDNIVNFLTDNGKLDLLIDECDSFDIKINARKIAKSLQIPVLMEGSDRGTIDIERFDLEPQRPILHGMVEHLDMDKFKDLKTFDEKVPYITAVTGFETLSPRMKASAVELMSSISTWPQLASAVTFGGGVSADLSRKILLNSLKISGRFFLDLDELICDEAPLPAVKEITPAKQALTSEDIEVFIRENNISESSELAKDLTETELNDLVDAVKKAPSGGNNQPWRLHYQNKKLHLFLDESAAQAYLDPQFVSSYTSIGCAIENLLLAAAVKKLKVQWLLTPELAPKHLAVFQFFDGVEASEEELLLAQQISLRHTNRKSPQRAAIEDNEITYLKKLVADTEGANLTFVRDLAQLKNLAQIATATDLFRIFVPEAHEDFITKEMRWTIEQTNQTQDGIGIHTLDLNNNDQLGIQLLRDRRMIDFLEKINGGGAFARLLTQQFMSSSAIGLISLPGNQVSSWIQGGIAAQKMWLGATALGLQIHPVNVPLLFFYKNSIEKSLTLTENQKHYLTKAEVELNTIFNKPENQTAMFMFRVFKASASPERTIRKSNNKIFSIGRA
- a CDS encoding 7TM diverse intracellular signaling domain-containing protein; amino-acid sequence: MTQGALRLFFCSFFLLISQLSYAEVNDLQSLPFHASVYKDKSNNDKVEDILNKNFTTVDTEIFNFGVSDAVFWIKLTAEKNLILNNNFLFIEQSRFSISEMYHQKPNGKPLAANLFSLFKNNLVKNAQGITFALPDTISKGEIFLLKLKSQEAFITRISVITESKLHAKYALKDIIFGIYTGIMLIMFVYNLFLFIIVKDKSYIFYVFYILFTWLTQISIQGYGLIYLWDANSFINNYSVVLYSLLGLVFASLFTTSFLNTKLFAPKIHLLIKIFITIILVTTALLFVTNAYIGFVAMQIITVFGVVIALSASYFVYFKKHFKPAGFYLIAWSILLVGAVLFIMKDYNILPYNTFTTYLLQISSAIEVTLLSFALADKINYFKKENESAQAQALNASLENQKLIKEQNVLLEKKVKERTEELENANQTLNTTLTNLKATQSQLVDAEKMAALGQLTAGIAHEINNPINFVTSNVKPLKLDIDDLKEVIRKYEQIDLEKEIKPQIDEIEAFKKQIDLGFINDEIVSLLSGISEGAKRTAEIIRSLRNFSRVDETDMKAIDLNEGLLSTLVLIRNTLPDNLTVIKELGNLPKVECMPGKINQVFMNLVANAVQAIKSKETQAEEEFLTIKSWYHNQQVYISVKDTGTGMTEEVKHRIFEPFFTTKDIGEGTGLGLSIVFSIIEKHKGHVEVISELGKGTEFIIILQVNTL
- a CDS encoding hybrid sensor histidine kinase/response regulator; the encoded protein is MTSPTVRVLYIDDEENNLQAFRAAFRRQYEIYTAPSAAEGLRIMQHIDIHVVLADQKMPNTTGVEFFKSIVKTHPDPIRILLTGYTDIEALADAINHGDIYRYIAKPWNDLELHNSIKNAYDSYVARANLNNKITELEKTNDELNRFIYSISHELRAPLVSVMGIINLVKMEGLYNSSGEYWSLIETCSNKLDYYIQKTLQYYKNTKDIPDHSEVDFYKLVNDLIELHTYSDKETKFNVDIKQNARFVGDAFRIEVILSNLISNAIKYQNSDEPHKTVNIQINVDEFEAKVNINDNGLGILKEHLEKIFTQFFKSKTHHGTGLGLFIVKEALNKMNGTINVSSNTEDGTTFKITIPNAK
- a CDS encoding response regulator — protein: MPNKTGKVLLIDDNDIDLKINSKIIKLSDFFDEIILCQSGDEGLKYINTNLENPGLWPDFILLDIQMPEMDGFEFLEIYKHFPQTFLDHCKLAILSSTLDFGDIKKAEANPLVIKLLKKPLYPSELRELLDRNSTLLGS
- a CDS encoding CPCC family cysteine-rich protein translates to MCREQPNGSYDICQVCFWEDDPDQLDNPNYEGGANRVSLRQGQRNFIEFGACELEMFRNVRQPTKEEQRDENWNPLK
- a CDS encoding DUF2339 domain-containing protein, whose product is MDNSQKINLLLAKIENLSLRQQSFESEIAALRQEVNALQSPAIVTEEQPIQSKPFFPPPKNTPPVAITQQNATPKPIIVPTNQQPSFSDRFSSKNIAKSDFEKFIGENLISKIGILILIIGVGIGAKYAIDNQLISPLTRIILGYLVGAGLLAFAIKLKAKYEKFSAVLVSGAITIMYFITYAAYDFYALIPQPLAFLLMVAFTSFTIVAAIKYNQQVIAHIGLVGAYAVPFLLSDGSEKVGVLFTYMAIINIGILAISFKKHWKPLFHPSFALTWIIFLSWLLGSYSDRNHFTLSLAFSTIFFFIFYVTNLAYKVSKKEVFGISDITLILLNSFIYYGIGYYILSENKNGIELLGLFTLANAIIHFVVGLIIYKKQLADKNLFYLVLALVITFITMAAPVQLNGGWVTVFWTVEAAVLFYLARVKQIAIYEKLSFPLIFIAFFSLLQDWTTIYGIYLGSSAITPFLNVGFLTGIIFIAGFAWMTNINAKHTTAVTDWPWMRQILNYALPAMLIIVVYTCFERELTTYFNYLFESTKISINPSKKPINTQYIYDSNYYTLKNVWVFIYTMFFAAALTYLNVKKIRNSSFAVANLIINLLMVLSFLVSGLYLLSELRETYLNPEKYFVIGSSNIVLRYVALVFFAILIASIYQLQRSALLKTNLKTILDYVLYISILWIISSELINILELMRADGSYKLGLSILWGAYSLFLIGLGLAKNKKHLRIGAMALFGITLIKLFFYDIAYLSTISKTVVFLSLGILLLIISFLYNKYKHLIIDETEVKN